A window of Euwallacea fornicatus isolate EFF26 chromosome 25, ASM4011564v1, whole genome shotgun sequence contains these coding sequences:
- the mago gene encoding protein mago nashi — protein sequence MSADFYIRYYVGHKGKFGHEFLEFEFRPDGKLRYANNSNYKNDTMIRKEVYVHQCVMEELKRIIVDSEIMQEDDALWPQPDRIGRQELEIVINDEHISFTTSKTGSLVDVSQSKDPEGLRCFYYLVQDLKCLVFSLIGMHFKIKPI from the coding sequence atgTCAGCGGACTTCTATATAAGATACTACGTAGGtcataaaggaaaatttgggCACGAGTTTTTAGAATTCGAGTTCCGACCTGATGGAAAACTCCGGTACGCCAACAATTCAAATTACAAGAACGACACAATGATCCGTAAAGAAGTGTATGTGCATCAGTGTGTTATGGAAGAGCTGAAACGAATCATTGTTGATTCAGAAATAATGCAGGAGGACGATGCTCTGTGGCCCCAGCCTGATCGCATTGGAAGACAAGAGTTGGAGATAGTGATTAATGATGAACACATCTCATTTACTACATCCAAAACAGGATCTTTGGTAGATGTGAGTCAATCCAAAGATCCAGAAGGATTACGTTGCTTTTACTATCTTGTGCAAGACTTAAAGTGTCTGGTATTTTCATTGATTGGTATGCATTTTAAGATCAAGCCCATATAA
- the eIF2Bbeta gene encoding translation initiation factor eIF2B subunit beta, whose amino-acid sequence MGSQDFQDLADVIKLISDIKHRNIFSSHDIALRTEILLENLISHGCWSSASELMELIIRRIKCISQSLPIEATATNIMRHILKVIREEFEVASKKKGEPHSLHQLVTGASSNVLDYTESLSSLKEALLDHLSEYKTELETSAENIAAQASEHIHSNETILTFGTSKTVKMFLKSASKKRSFNVIVVEGAPLYLGHSLAVSLAKSNIQTTVIPDSAVFGMMSRVNKVILGTHTVLANGGLRAASGIHVVALAAKHYSIPVMVLSHMYKFTPVYLGSNDHEAFNATASPASLIPYSSGQVLNKAEVANTVFDYVPPELITLFITHQGGNSPSYVYRLLSEVYHPDDYDI is encoded by the exons ATGGGATCCCAAGATTTTCAAGACCTGGCAGATGTAATAAAACTAATCAGTGATATAAAACATAG GAACATATTTAGCTCTCATGATATAGCTCTAAGAACAGAAATACTGTTAGAGAATCTAATTTCACATGGATGTTGGTCAAGTGCGTC ggaACTAATGGAattaattataagaagaaTTAAATGTATCTCACAAAGTTTGCCAATAGAAGCGACAGCAACAAATATTATGAGGCACATTCTGAAAGTAATAAGGGAAGAATTTGAGGTTGCTTCAAAG aaaaagggCGAACCACATTCGCTGCACCAATTGGTAACAGGGGCTTCTTCGAATGTTCTAGACTATACCGAGAGTTTATCAAGCCTTAAGGAAGCTTTGTTAGATCATTTATCTGAATATAAAACTGAATTAGAAACGAG TGCGGAAAATATTGCAGCCCAAGCATCAGAACATATTCACAGCAACGAAACTATTCTCACTTTTGGAACGTCGAAGAccgttaaaatgtttttaaagtcTGCCTCAAAGAAGAGGTCATTTAACGTAATCGTAGTAGAAGGCGCTCCTTTATACCTG GGTCACTCCTTGGCTGTTAGCTTGGCAAAAAGTAATATTCAAACGACCGTAATACCAGATTCGGCAGTTTTTGGCATGATGTCCAGAGTGAATAAAGTAATCCTTGGAACCCATACAGTCTTGGCTAATGGTGGCCTAAGAGCGGCGAGTGGAATTCATGTTGTCGCATTAGCGGCCAAACATTACTCAATTCCG GTTATGGTTTTATCCCATATGTATAAATTTACCCCAGTCTATTTGGGTTCAAATGATCACGAAGCGTTTAATGCGACTGCCTCCCCAGCAAGCCTTATTCCGTATTCTTCAGGTCAAGTACTTAATAAAGCTGAAGTCGCCAATACAGTGTTCGATTATGTGCCTCCCGAGTTGATTACCCTATTTATCACACATCA aggTGGGAATTCGCCGTCATATGTATACCGTCTTCTATCTGAAGTGTACCATCCTGATGACTATGACATCTAA
- the LOC136346956 gene encoding dnaJ homolog subfamily C member 25 homolog: protein MFLQIDSSFLLTLCLLYSAEGTLLEGIYCGRENCYDILQLTRDATKNEIAKSYRRLARQYHPDLHRDKEAKQNAEELFKSLANAYEILKDEESRADYDYMLDNPDEYYAHYYRYYRRRVAPKVDVRIVLIVTISIISIVQYYSAWQRYDSAITYFSTVPKYRNKAQDIAKQEGLLPDGTKRSGKKQKVPKDEVEQIIKKVIEDKMDIKGAYAKPKVADVIWIQLIILPYTIIKYIYWYISWIWRHTIMKHPYTEEEKLHIIRKYLKMGQHQFDSQEDEKKQEFLSKELWIKEKFQEWFAEQEELTKKQLAENNRYKQYRRYLKNHGVGRMTFDDS from the coding sequence atgttccttcAGATTGACTCGTCTTTCTTGTTAACATTGTGTTTGTTGTATTCAGCAGAGGGAACACTTCTTGAAGGTATTTATTGCGGACGAGAAAATTGCTATGATATCCTTCAATTAACTAGAGACGCaaccaaaaatgaaattgcaaaaagttaCAGACGGTTAGCTAGGCAATACCATCCTGACTTGCACCGAGATAAAGAAGCAAAGCAGAATGCAGAGGAACTATTCAAGTCCTTAGCAAATGCATATGAAATCTTGAAAGATGAAGAGAGCAGAGCAGATTATGATTACATGTTGGATAATCCTGATGAATACTATGCACATTACTACAGATATTATAGACGGCGAGTTGCTCCAAAAGTAGATGTAAGAATAGTCCTTATAGTTACCATTTCAATCATATCAATTGTACAGTATTATTCTGCCTGGCAAAGATATGACAGTGCAATTACATACTTTAGTACTGTTCCAAAGTATAGGAATAAAGCACAAGACATTGCCAAACAAGAAGGACTCTTGCCTGATGGCACAAAGCGTAGTGGCAAGAAGCAAAAAGTGCCAAAAGATGAAGTAGagcaaatcattaaaaaagttatagaaGATAAAATGGACATTAAAGGGGCTTATGCCAAACCTAAAGTTGCTGATGTAATTTGGATCCAGTTAATCATTCTACCATAcacaataattaaatacatttattgGTATATTTCGTGGATTTGGAGACATACCATAATGAAGCACCCATATACTGAGGAAGAAAAATTGCATATCATTCGAAAGTACTTGAAAATGGGGCAACATCAGTTTGACTCTCAAGAAGACGAAAAGAAACAGGAGTTTCTGAGTAAAGAATTATggattaaggaaaaatttcagGAGTGGTTTGCAGAACAAGAAGAACTAACCAAAAAACAGTTAGCAGAAAACAATAGGTATAAACAATATAGACGGTATTTGAAAAACCATGGGGTTGGAAGGATGACTTTTGATGActcttaa
- the LOC136346958 gene encoding non-structural maintenance of chromosomes element 4 homolog A-like, protein MEIEDQENSSTASSRKTPQQRKAVYRKLLNEVEDIQEVDQLSLDTVNKLDEILQEVHALDHEIQIEERVGNADETLLDFMVLSSASKLLHKYVERLDVYTSTYEPGNFAQNVVSYISTEDDQNPTDITLLLNKARKVIPKVPEYRYVYGTYDINNLPIPKQKKERQKIVKEKLIKKEPEKVTNLDQNEESIEQTVKMLYEILEDAYTRNQRRSINYYDYIIDTTSYSSTIENMFHFSFLIRDGRAQLELDNKGTPLIKPIKKKVLTEFRADGGKNAQIIVCITMDIWERYEKEGLIQHRKKRGN, encoded by the exons ATGGAAATAGAAGATCAGGAAAACAGTAGTACTGCATCTTCGAGAAAAACACCACAACAAAGAAAAGCAGTTTATCGAAAGCTACTAAATGAAGTGGAAGACATTC AGGAAGTTGATCAACTCAGTCTGGACACTGTAAACAAacttgatgaaattttgcaagaaGTACATGCTCTTGACCATGAAATTCAAATAGAAGAGAGAGTTGGAAATGCTGATGAAACATTGTTGGATTTTATGGTATTGTCTTCAGCTAGTAAACTGTTACATAAATATGTGGAAAGATTAGATGTTTACACTTCCACATATGAACCAGGAAATTTTGCCCAAAATGTG GTGTCCTATATTAGCACAGAAGATGACCAAAATCCAACCGATATAactttgttattaaataaagCGAGAAAAGTAATCCCAAAAGTGCCAGAATATAGGTATGTGTATGGGACTTATGATATAAATAACCTTCCTATCCCCAAACAAAAGAAGGAACGGCAGAAAatcgttaaagaaaaattgatcaaGAAAGAGCCTGAAAAGGTGACCAATTTGGATCAAAATGAGGAAAGTATAGAACAGAcagtaaaaatgttatatgAAATACTTGAAGATGCCTATACTCGTAACCAAAGGAGATCTATTAACTACTATGACTATATTATAGATACAACAAGTTATTCATCCActatagaaaatatgtttcatttttcatttttaatccGGGATGGTAGAGCACAATTAGAGTTGG ATAACAAGGGTACTCCTCTAATAAAGccaattaagaaaaaagttttgacggAGTTTAGGGCGGATGGTGGAAAGAACGCGCAAATTATTGTATGTATTACCATGGATATTTGGGAG cgATACGAGAAAGAAGGCTTAATTCAACACAGGAAGAAAAGAGGAAACTAA
- the CycK gene encoding cyclin-K, translated as MPGWYYDKKELRNTPSIAAGLDYKSEMRYRKEGARFIIDTGMKMDLGYNTTATGVVYFHRFYMFHSFQQFPRYVTACCCLFLAGKVEETPKKCKDIIKIARNFLTDQKFTIFGNDPKEEVMTLERILLQTIKFDLQVEHPYQFLLKYAKCLKGDKPKLQKMVQMAWTFVNDSLCTTLSLQWEPEIIAVALMYLAGKLSKFEVVDWVGRTTKHLRWWDMFVEDVTMDLLEDICHQVLDLYSQPATKSPSQSPPPKPGSRPPSPPPQSTGRQSNGSEKHTQKSPETPVPSAPPPLNTRIPPPSDVPQFPYQTFTHAPPPLTTFAPAPVSFATHPVNTPPPLTGPPPGPPPLMGGPPPSVFAPYSHPPPFTPVLPPPSGPPPSFYSNGLPPPSQPPPHRPPFYPPP; from the exons atgcccGGATGGTACTATGATAAAAAAGAACTGAGAAATACCCCCTCAATTGCTGCAGGACTTGACTACAAATCGGAAATGCGCTACAGAAAAGAAG GTGCACGATTTATAATAGACACTGGAATGAAAATGGATCTCGGTTACAATACTACTGCTACAGGAGTTGTATATTTCCACAGGTTCTACATGTTCCATTCATTTCAGCAGTTTCCTAGATATGTGACTGCCTGTTGCTGTCTTTTCTTGGCAGGCAAAGTGGAAGAAACTCCGAAAAAATGCaaagatataataaaaattgcaagaaattttctaactgaccaaaaatttaccatttttggaAATGATCCAAAGGAAGAG GTCATGACGTTAGAAAGAATTTTACTCCAGACTATAAAATTTGACTTGCAAGTGGAGCATCCATATCAGTTTCTCTTGAAGTATGCAAAATGCTTAAAAGGAGATAAACCCAAATTACAGAAAATGGTACAGATGGCTTGGACATTTGTTAATGACAGTCTTTGCACCACACTTTCACTGCAATGGGAACCAGAGATTATAGCAGTAGCTTTAATGTATTTAGCAGGAAAACtaagtaaatttgaagttgTCGATTGGGTGGGAAGGACGACAAAACATTTGCGGTGGTGGGATATGTTTGTGGAAGATGTTACAATGGATTTATTAGAAGATATTTGTCATCAA GTGTTGGATCTGTATTCACAACCTGCGACAAAGTCACCTTCTCAAAGCCCACCACCAAAACCTGGCAGTAGGCCTCCATCTCCGCCACCACAGTCAACTGGTCGTCAATCCAATGGAAGCGAAAAGCATACGCAGAAATCTCCAGAAACTCCTGTACCATCTGCTCCTCCACCATTAAATACGCGCATTCCTCCACCTTCGGATGTGCCGCAATTTCCGTATCAAACATTCACTCATGCTCCTCCACCTTTAACTACATTCGCTCCAGCTCCGGTGTCCTTTGCCACGCATCCCGTTAATACGCCACCACCATTGACTGGTCCACCACCTGGGCCTCCGCCGCTGATGGGTGGCCCTCCTCCCAGTGTTTTCGCACCTTACAGTCATCCTCCCCCGTTTACTCCCGTCCTTCCTCCACCAAGCGGACCTCCGCCTTCGTTTTATAGTAACGGGCTGCCACCTCCCAGTCAACCCCCACCGCATAGACCTCCTTTTTATCCGCCCCCTTAA